The Brachyspira aalborgi genome has a segment encoding these proteins:
- a CDS encoding tetratricopeptide repeat protein, whose translation MKKNFIFLIAFIFYLTSCATALKITPEEARYPKIIAEKAYTEFNNKKYKRAIKYYQYIIDNFDRENYSKDMAWAYYEIGFCYYYQKKYKKALEYFNIVMNDFAVLPPKMLAQKVMNDIYDKKPKLKPIEIIEETKEIEIEDIES comes from the coding sequence GTGAAAAAGAATTTTATTTTTCTTATAGCGTTTATTTTTTATTTAACTTCATGCGCAACCGCACTTAAAATTACTCCCGAAGAAGCGAGATATCCTAAAATAATTGCAGAAAAAGCTTATACGGAATTTAATAACAAAAAATATAAAAGAGCCATAAAATATTATCAATATATAATTGATAATTTTGATAGAGAAAATTATTCAAAAGATATGGCTTGGGCTTATTATGAAATAGGATTTTGTTATTATTATCAGAAAAAATATAAAAAGGCTTTAGAATATTTTAATATCGTTATGAATGATTTTGCAGTTTTGCCTCCTAAAATGTTAGCTCAAAAAGTTATGAACGATATTTATGATAAAAAGCCAAAATTAAAACCTATAGAAATTATAGAGGAAACTAAAGAAATAGAAATTGAAGATATTGAATCATGA
- a CDS encoding histidine phosphatase family protein, with amino-acid sequence MKILFIRHGQTQYNAEFRWLGSTDNPLCENGKKELLEKKHIIEKYKPIQKLYCSPMKRCVETAEIYFNQMNIEIIDDLKERCFGDFEGKKYEELKDNHYYKEFNKKLWRSNIPNGEDYKEFFKRTKRVYLNILQDMKKNNLDYAAIVSHGGIIMSIISEFDNKKMAFYDYLVKNGCGFLTKIDEKNNIDILEKF; translated from the coding sequence ATGAAAATTTTATTTATAAGACATGGACAAACGCAATATAACGCCGAATTTAGATGGTTAGGTTCTACTGACAATCCTTTATGCGAAAACGGAAAAAAAGAACTTTTAGAAAAAAAACATATTATAGAAAAATATAAACCAATTCAAAAATTATATTGCAGCCCAATGAAAAGATGCGTTGAAACCGCAGAAATATATTTTAATCAAATGAATATTGAAATAATTGACGACTTAAAAGAAAGATGTTTTGGAGATTTTGAAGGAAAAAAATACGAAGAATTAAAAGACAATCATTATTATAAAGAATTTAATAAAAAACTTTGGAGAAGCAATATACCAAACGGAGAAGATTATAAAGAATTTTTTAAAAGAACTAAAAGAGTATATTTAAATATTTTACAAGACATGAAAAAAAATAATTTAGATTATGCAGCTATAGTTTCGCATGGCGGAATTATTATGTCTATAATAAGCGAATTCGACAATAAAAAAATGGCTTTCTACGATTATTTGGTTAAAAACGGTTGCGGATTTCTTACAAAAATTGACGAAAAAAATAATATAGATATTTTGGAAAAATTTTGA
- a CDS encoding cobalamin biosynthesis protein, translating to METLLILPISFLMDMFINSFKLDIFAYIKNLFDKINNILHEKVYKENKILEFIFGTLISIFIIVIVFLISFYLLKLFYKIHFIIGLIIELILFYNILETRKPLEFASIIFGTLQNNNFNKARNILKENLKIDTEDMDEETIIKRTIEYATITSAENSIYLLILFIIGGIPICFLYKTIYTLSKNEVAIDENKNKKLFEIFLVKLCFIINIILSLISFLFYAISSLFLQYRFRNSFAILKKDAKDSKSILECAVAGSLDIEIGGDYFKDGELFERENVGDYMEELNYKLIEKVNKILLLGNYISLSILIFIKLIFMLLSVIF from the coding sequence ATGGAAACATTATTAATATTGCCAATATCTTTTCTTATGGATATGTTTATTAATAGTTTTAAATTAGACATATTCGCTTATATAAAAAATCTATTTGATAAAATTAATAATATATTGCATGAAAAAGTTTATAAAGAAAATAAAATATTAGAGTTTATATTTGGAACTTTAATTTCAATATTTATAATAGTTATAGTTTTTCTAATTTCTTTTTATTTATTAAAATTATTTTATAAAATACATTTTATAATAGGTTTGATTATAGAATTGATTTTATTTTATAATATTTTAGAAACAAGAAAGCCTTTAGAATTTGCCTCAATCATATTTGGAACTTTGCAGAATAATAATTTTAATAAAGCAAGAAATATATTAAAAGAAAATTTAAAAATAGATACGGAAGATATGGACGAAGAGACGATTATAAAAAGAACTATAGAATATGCGACTATAACTTCCGCAGAGAATTCTATTTATTTATTAATACTTTTTATTATCGGCGGAATTCCAATTTGTTTTTTATACAAGACAATTTACACATTATCTAAAAACGAAGTTGCAATTGACGAAAATAAAAACAAAAAATTATTTGAAATATTTTTAGTAAAATTATGCTTTATTATAAATATAATACTTTCTCTAATTTCTTTTTTATTTTATGCAATTTCAAGTTTATTTTTGCAATATAGATTTAGAAATTCTTTCGCCATTTTGAAAAAGGACGCTAAAGATAGCAAATCAATTTTAGAATGCGCGGTAGCAGGTTCTTTAGATATAGAAATTGGCGGAGATTATTTTAAAGACGGAGAATTATTTGAAAGAGAAAATGTAGGCGATTATATGGAAGAATTAAATTATAAACTTATAGAAAAAGTTAATAAAATACTTTTGCTTGGAAATTATATTTCTTTATCGATTTTAATATTTATAAAACTTATCTTTATGCTTTTATCGGTTATATTTTAA
- a CDS encoding ankyrin repeat domain-containing protein, translating to MKKNNIKKISTKSKNINNIFISFIIIFLIIIVLIYIVPNKNKSVNINFQDENGMTIIMHALINENDKLDKNDIKNLLIQNRNKIDYNITDNNNRTLLMFAASYGDKDIIEEIVKYGNGIDKTDNNGQTALHLAAKYNKLDSVKELIRLNANPNIKDNSSLTPIDIAEFEGYEDIYEFLNNIN from the coding sequence ATGAAAAAAAATAATATTAAAAAAATATCGACAAAATCTAAAAACATAAATAATATTTTTATATCTTTTATAATAATATTTTTAATAATCATAGTTTTAATTTATATTGTTCCGAATAAAAATAAATCGGTTAATATAAATTTTCAAGATGAAAACGGAATGACAATAATAATGCATGCTCTTATTAACGAAAATGATAAATTAGATAAAAACGATATAAAGAATTTATTAATTCAAAATAGAAATAAAATCGATTATAATATAACCGACAATAATAATAGAACTTTGCTTATGTTTGCCGCTTCTTACGGAGATAAAGACATAATAGAAGAAATAGTTAAATATGGAAACGGAATAGATAAAACCGACAATAATGGACAAACGGCTTTGCATTTGGCTGCTAAATATAATAAATTAGATTCTGTAAAAGAGCTTATAAGATTAAACGCTAATCCTAATATAAAAGATAATTCTTCTCTTACTCCAATCGATATAGCGGAATTTGAAGGTTATGAGGATATATACGAATTTTTAAATAACATTAATTAA
- a CDS encoding MIP/aquaporin family protein — MFSKKSEFLAELIGSMFLILLGCGVVASVVICNNGAPVNIHLAWGLAVTFGIYVSGKISGAHLNPAVTLALAVTKRFPWSKVLYYIVAQMIGCFIAAAIVFAVYYKKWIEVDSEFVNTAGVFCTFPAVPGFLSGLVDQIVGTFILVFLILTVGDANNTPAGSNLGPIIVGLIVVAIGLSFGYMHGYAINPARDLGPRLFAVVAGFKNNGLTDGTNVWIVPIIGPIIGGILAGIIYDLTLGKILSSNK, encoded by the coding sequence ATGTTTAGTAAAAAAAGCGAATTTTTAGCGGAACTCATAGGTTCAATGTTTCTAATTCTTTTAGGATGCGGAGTTGTAGCGTCGGTTGTTATTTGTAATAATGGTGCGCCCGTTAATATTCATTTGGCTTGGGGACTTGCCGTTACATTCGGTATTTATGTATCGGGTAAAATAAGCGGCGCTCATTTAAATCCAGCTGTTACTTTGGCTTTAGCTGTTACAAAAAGGTTTCCATGGAGTAAGGTTTTATATTATATCGTAGCTCAAATGATAGGTTGCTTTATTGCAGCGGCTATAGTATTTGCGGTATATTATAAAAAATGGATAGAGGTTGACTCGGAATTTGTAAACACGGCTGGAGTATTTTGCACTTTTCCAGCTGTTCCAGGTTTCTTATCGGGTTTAGTCGACCAAATTGTAGGAACTTTCATATTAGTATTTTTAATTTTAACGGTTGGAGATGCAAATAATACGCCCGCTGGTTCTAATTTAGGACCTATAATTGTAGGTTTAATAGTCGTAGCTATAGGATTATCTTTCGGCTATATGCATGGTTATGCGATTAATCCTGCAAGAGATTTAGGACCTAGACTATTTGCCGTAGTTGCGGGTTTTAAAAATAACGGACTTACGGATGGAACTAATGTATGGATAGTGCCTATAATAGGTCCTATAATCGGCGGTATTTTAGCTGGCATAATTTATGATTTAACTTTGGGAAAAATATTATCTTCAAATAAATAA
- the glpK gene encoding glycerol kinase GlpK, with the protein MAKYVVAIDQGTTSSRAILFDYDQNMVSVAQKEFTQIYPNEGWVEHNASEIWATQFGVLQEAIQKAGAKPEDIAAIGITNQRETTVVWDKNTGEPIYNAIVWQCRRTASICDAIKSKGLDSYIRENTGLVIDAYFSGTKIKWILDNVAGARDKAKKGELLFGTIDTWLIWKLTGGKVHVTDYTNASRTMIYNIKELKWDEKILKELDIPESMLPEVKDSSEVYGYANINGKDVTISGIAGDQQAALFGQACFGKGDIKNTYGTGSFILMNIGEKFILSKNGLLTTIGIGYKGKIEYALEGSVFIAGAVIQWIRDELRLLHDAKDTEYFATKVKDTNGVYLVPAFVGLGAPYWDMYARGCLVGITRGVNRSHIIRAAEEAIAYQSRDVIDAMVADSGVKLGSLKVDGGASRDNFLMQFQADIINTKVLRPQITETTALGAAYLAGLAVGFWKDKEEISKRWRLDKEFNPSLPEDERNKKYTGWKKAVERAKNWAV; encoded by the coding sequence ATGGCTAAATATGTAGTGGCAATAGACCAAGGGACAACGAGCAGCAGAGCAATATTATTTGATTATGACCAAAATATGGTATCCGTAGCTCAAAAAGAATTTACTCAAATATATCCAAACGAAGGTTGGGTAGAGCATAACGCTTCGGAAATTTGGGCGACTCAATTCGGAGTATTGCAAGAGGCTATACAAAAAGCTGGAGCAAAGCCTGAAGATATAGCGGCTATAGGAATAACAAATCAGAGAGAGACAACGGTTGTTTGGGATAAAAATACGGGAGAGCCTATATATAACGCTATAGTTTGGCAATGCAGAAGAACGGCTTCAATTTGCGATGCTATAAAATCTAAAGGATTAGATTCTTATATTAGAGAGAATACGGGACTTGTTATAGACGCTTATTTTTCAGGAACTAAAATTAAGTGGATATTAGACAATGTTGCTGGAGCGAGAGATAAAGCTAAAAAAGGAGAGTTATTATTTGGAACTATAGACACTTGGCTTATATGGAAACTCACGGGCGGAAAAGTTCATGTTACCGATTATACTAACGCTTCTCGAACAATGATTTATAATATTAAAGAGCTTAAATGGGATGAAAAAATATTAAAAGAATTGGATATTCCAGAAAGTATGCTTCCAGAAGTTAAAGATTCTTCCGAAGTTTACGGATACGCTAATATAAACGGAAAAGATGTCACAATATCGGGCATAGCGGGAGACCAACAAGCGGCTTTATTTGGGCAGGCATGTTTTGGCAAGGGAGATATAAAAAACACTTACGGAACGGGCAGTTTTATTCTTATGAATATAGGGGAAAAATTCATTTTAAGTAAAAACGGATTATTAACCACTATAGGAATAGGATATAAAGGAAAAATAGAATACGCTTTAGAAGGTTCGGTATTTATTGCAGGCGCGGTTATTCAATGGATTAGAGACGAATTAAGACTATTGCATGACGCTAAAGACACGGAATATTTTGCCACTAAAGTTAAAGACACAAACGGAGTATATTTAGTTCCCGCTTTTGTAGGACTTGGCGCTCCTTATTGGGATATGTATGCAAGAGGTTGTTTAGTAGGAATCACGAGAGGCGTAAATAGAAGTCATATAATAAGAGCGGCGGAAGAGGCTATAGCCTATCAAAGTAGAGATGTTATAGACGCTATGGTTGCCGATTCGGGAGTAAAATTAGGTTCGCTAAAAGTTGACGGCGGAGCTTCGAGAGATAATTTTTTAATGCAATTTCAAGCGGATATAATAAATACAAAAGTTTTAAGACCTCAAATAACCGAAACAACCGCTTTGGGCGCCGCGTATTTGGCAGGCTTGGCGGTAGGTTTTTGGAAAGATAAAGAAGAAATTTCTAAAAGATGGAGATTAGACAAAGAATTTAACCCTTCTTTACCCGAAGATGAAAGAAATAAAAAATATACAGGCTGGAAAAAAGCGGTTGAAAGAGCTAAAAATTGGGCTGTATAA
- a CDS encoding NAD(P)/FAD-dependent oxidoreductase — MYDILIIGAGVSGTSAARELSRYKANTCVVEKCEDVCSGTSKANSGIVHAGFDAANGSLMEKLNVLGNKMMPKIAKDLNVPFKLNGSLVVCSNKEDIPNLQKLYERGIANGVENLKILNKEEVFEREPNLNDNVVAALYAPTAGIICPFILNVAYAENAFDNGVEFKFNTEVLNIKKVNNIFEVITNNEMIKTKYIVNAAGIYADKFHNMVSDNKINIKPRRGDYILLDSEVKNIVSSTIFALPSKFGKGILVTPTVHGNIMIGPTAIDIEDKEGVNTTTEGLNQIIEKSKLTVKNIPYNKVITSFAGLRPHEDGHEFIIKEVEDAENFIDCAGIESPGLASSPAIGVMVADILKEKAKLETKKDFIEKRKGITKFMSLSNEEKNKLIKENHLYGHIICRCEKITEGEIVDAIKSPIGAKSLDGIKRRVRAGLGRCQGGFCSPKIMEILSRELNINILDITKSEKGSEIIKGFDKESL, encoded by the coding sequence ATGTATGATATATTAATAATTGGCGCGGGCGTTTCTGGGACTTCGGCAGCGAGAGAATTATCGAGATATAAGGCAAATACATGCGTTGTCGAAAAATGCGAGGATGTATGTTCGGGGACTTCAAAGGCAAATAGCGGAATAGTTCATGCGGGATTTGACGCCGCCAACGGTTCGCTTATGGAAAAGTTGAATGTTTTGGGAAATAAAATGATGCCAAAAATAGCAAAAGATTTGAATGTTCCTTTTAAATTAAACGGTTCTTTAGTAGTATGCTCAAATAAAGAAGATATTCCGAATTTACAAAAATTATACGAAAGAGGAATTGCAAACGGAGTAGAGAATTTAAAAATATTAAACAAAGAAGAAGTTTTTGAAAGAGAGCCAAATTTAAATGATAATGTTGTAGCCGCTTTATACGCGCCGACTGCGGGAATAATTTGCCCTTTTATACTCAATGTCGCTTATGCGGAAAATGCATTCGATAACGGAGTAGAATTCAAATTTAATACGGAAGTTTTGAATATAAAAAAAGTTAATAATATATTTGAAGTTATAACTAATAACGAAATGATAAAAACAAAATATATTGTAAACGCAGCGGGAATCTATGCCGACAAATTTCATAATATGGTAAGCGACAATAAAATAAACATAAAACCAAGAAGAGGCGATTATATTCTGCTTGATAGCGAAGTTAAAAATATAGTTTCTTCAACAATATTCGCTTTGCCAAGCAAATTTGGAAAAGGCATTTTGGTGACGCCAACGGTTCATGGAAATATAATGATTGGTCCTACGGCAATAGATATAGAAGATAAAGAAGGAGTAAATACTACGACAGAAGGATTAAATCAAATAATAGAAAAATCTAAACTCACGGTAAAAAATATTCCTTATAATAAAGTAATCACTTCTTTTGCGGGGCTTCGCCCTCATGAAGACGGACATGAATTTATAATTAAAGAAGTAGAAGACGCTGAAAATTTTATTGACTGCGCGGGAATAGAATCGCCTGGACTTGCAAGCTCGCCTGCAATTGGAGTTATGGTAGCGGATATTTTAAAAGAAAAAGCAAAATTAGAAACTAAAAAAGATTTTATAGAGAAGAGAAAAGGCATTACAAAATTTATGAGTTTGTCTAACGAAGAAAAAAATAAACTTATAAAAGAAAATCATTTATACGGGCATATAATTTGCAGATGCGAAAAAATTACAGAAGGAGAAATAGTCGATGCAATAAAAAGCCCGATTGGAGCGAAATCTTTAGACGGAATTAAAAGAAGAGTGAGGGCTGGACTTGGAAGATGTCAAGGCGGATTCTGTTCGCCAAAAATAATGGAAATACTTTCAAGAGAGCTTAATATTAATATACTCGATATTACAAAATCCGAAAAAGGTTCTGAAATAATTAAAGGATTTGATAAAGAAAGTTTATAA